From the genome of Neomonachus schauinslandi chromosome 5, ASM220157v2, whole genome shotgun sequence, one region includes:
- the ETFRF1 gene encoding electron transfer flavoprotein regulatory factor 1, producing MKMANSLRGEVLNLYKNLLYLGRDYPKGADYFKRRLKSVFLKNKDVKDPEKIKELIGRGEFVMKELEALYFLRKYRAMKQRYYSDINKTN from the exons atgaaaatggccAATTCTTTAAGAGGAGAAGTACtgaatctttataaaaat ctgCTGTATCTTGGGCGAGACTATCCAAAAGGAGCAGACTATTTTAAAAGGCGTCTGAAGagtgttttccttaaaaacaaagatgTGAAGGACCCAGAGAAGATCAAAGAGCTTATTGGACGGGGCGAATTTGTAATGAAAGAGCTAGAAGCCTTATACTTCCTTAGGAAATACAGAGCGATGAAACAACGCTATTACTCAGATATCAACAAAACTAACTGA